Below is a genomic region from Mycolicibacter hiberniae.
ACGCGATCACCCGCCGGCCCGTGCTGACACTGTTTCGAGACCGCCCGTCCCAGGTCGGTATGCCGTCGGAGAACCCGTCGGCGAGTTCCGAACTTCGCGACCGCGGCCTGGTGGTCAGCGACTTCGTGGATCGCGTCGGCGGCGACGGCCCGGTGGTGGCGAGCGACGGCTCCACCCACCGCCCCGAGCAGTTGCTCGCCGACGCTCTGCACGCCCTGGCCTATGCCGTGACCGAGGGTCGTCCGATACCGCCCGCCGTGGCCGTCACCCACCCCGCGCACTGGTCGCCCGACGCGGTCGCGGCACTGCGCACCGCGCTGGGACGGGTTTCCCAGTTCGCGCAGCATCAGGTGACACTGATGTCGGATGCTGCAGCGGCTCTCATTGCGCTACAAGCGAATCCGGGCTTGCCGGAGCAGGGGATCATCGCGGTGTGCGACTTCGGGGGCAGTGGAACCAACCTCACCCTCGTCGACGCGGGCCGCGATTTCGCGCCGATCAGCGCCACTCGGCGCGTCACCGTCTTCTCCGGCGACGTGACCGATCAGGCACTGCTGGACCATGTGGTGGCCGACCTCGGTGGCAACGGCGACGGTCCACCGACGGTGGGGTCGCTGACCCGGCTGCGCAGTCAGTGTCGGGACGCCAAGGAGCAGCTGTCCGCAGAGACAGTGGCCGAGCTTGCCGGCTTTCACGGCGGCGTGTGGCTGACCCGCGTGGAACTCGACGAGGCCCTGCGTCAACCGCTGGAGGGCATGTTCACGGCGTTGCAGAGCGCCCTGGACGACAACGAGATCAGGCCGGATTCGCTGTCTGCCATCGTGTCGGTCGGCGGTGGGGCGAACATGCCCGCGGTCACGACCGGTCTGGCGCAACGCTTCGGGGTGCCCGTCATCAGCTCGCCGCGACCGCAGTTGACAGCGGCCATCGGCGCTGCGCTGAGCGTCGCCGGCAACGTTGGGGCCCTTCCGAAGAAGACGCCGCCGCCGCAGGCACCGCACCAGTTCCCCGAGCCGGTCCCGCCCCCGGCCCAGGAGCCGCCGCCGGTGGCAGTCGACACGGCCCCGGACCCCGGACCGCAGGCGTGGGCACCGCCACCGCAGCCGCCAACACCGCCGCCGCCTCCTGTGGCACCGGTCCACCCGGCTGCCGTTGCGCCGCGCCCACCTGTGGTGGCCGAGCCCGAGCTGCCGGGCCGGCCCGATGACGCGCAGTGGTATCGGCGGCCGGTCCCGGTGGTGATCCTGGCCGCGCTGGCCGCCATGGTGCTGGGCACGGTTGCGGTGCTGGTCCTGCGGCACGCCGCCGACACCGGACCCGCCCCCAGCGAGCTCAGCACCACGGTGTCGTCCACCGCCACCGCACCCCCGCCGGCATACGAGCCGCCGCCGGCATTCGCGCCCAGCCCCGAAGCCGTCGTGCCGCCCCTGCCGGAGCTACCGCCGCCGCCCGAATCCAGCGAAAGCCCGCTGGTTCCCTAACGCTGCTTGGCCAGGACCACCAGCGCCAACGGAATCTGCACCTGCTGAGGGCTGTTCGCGAGTCGAGCGGCAAGGCAGGCCTGGAGGTGCCGCAGCACATCGGCCGTCGCCGGGTCGCGGGCCCGCCCGGTCACCGCCGCGGCCAGTGCCGGCGCGATCGCAGCGCTGATGAGCGCGGCCCAGCGGGCGCCGAGCGCGGCGGCATTCCCGTCGAGGAGATACTGGTCCCAGAACCGGTCCTCGGCGTCGAAGATCTCCAGGCGCTCGATAGTCAGGGACTCGAACCGACCCGCGGGCGCAAACGGCGCGCGCAGTTCCTTCTCGGTGCGGCCGAGTGCCCGGATCGACACCCGGGCGATCTCGTCGGCAGTCAGCCGGCCCTCGGTCATGTGCTCATCGAGAACCGCGGCAACCGCATCGAGCAGCGGCCGGTATCCCGAGCGGCCCGCGGCGTCGACCGCCGGCGTCAACACCAGCAGCTTGCCGCCCGGACTCAGTTCCCGGCCCCGGAGCGCCACGAAGTCATGCCAATCCTGCGCCGCCTGCCGCACATAGGCGCGCCGCGCGGCGTCGTCGGTGACCTCGGAGAATGGGGGCAGCCCCGCGACAGGCCGGACCAGCCACATCGTCGCCCAGGACGACCAGCCCAGGGTGACGCTCTGCGAGGGCATGATCTGCGCGAAATATGACCGGCCGATCGCCGAGGGGAAGCTGGCGGTGTCCGTGCGGGCATAGCTGTCGGGATCCTCGGCCAGCGTGGTGAACAGTGCGCTGAAGTCGTTGTCCGGCAGGTCCGTATGGGCCACCAGCACGGCATGGTCGGACCGGGTGCGCCGGCGCAACGCCGCGATCG
It encodes:
- a CDS encoding Hsp70 family protein — protein: MGATTLAAVTADHAITRRPVLTLFRDRPSQVGMPSENPSASSELRDRGLVVSDFVDRVGGDGPVVASDGSTHRPEQLLADALHALAYAVTEGRPIPPAVAVTHPAHWSPDAVAALRTALGRVSQFAQHQVTLMSDAAAALIALQANPGLPEQGIIAVCDFGGSGTNLTLVDAGRDFAPISATRRVTVFSGDVTDQALLDHVVADLGGNGDGPPTVGSLTRLRSQCRDAKEQLSAETVAELAGFHGGVWLTRVELDEALRQPLEGMFTALQSALDDNEIRPDSLSAIVSVGGGANMPAVTTGLAQRFGVPVISSPRPQLTAAIGAALSVAGNVGALPKKTPPPQAPHQFPEPVPPPAQEPPPVAVDTAPDPGPQAWAPPPQPPTPPPPPVAPVHPAAVAPRPPVVAEPELPGRPDDAQWYRRPVPVVILAALAAMVLGTVAVLVLRHAADTGPAPSELSTTVSSTATAPPPAYEPPPAFAPSPEAVVPPLPELPPPPESSESPLVP
- a CDS encoding class I SAM-dependent methyltransferase, which translates into the protein MPESRIVVRPEPSGTPSGKLQAAGLAHATGVFEQLASTVPLPAAPRPIVIADYGAATGGNSLLPIGAAIAALRRRTRSDHAVLVAHTDLPDNDFSALFTTLAEDPDSYARTDTASFPSAIGRSYFAQIMPSQSVTLGWSSWATMWLVRPVAGLPPFSEVTDDAARRAYVRQAAQDWHDFVALRGRELSPGGKLLVLTPAVDAAGRSGYRPLLDAVAAVLDEHMTEGRLTADEIARVSIRALGRTEKELRAPFAPAGRFESLTIERLEIFDAEDRFWDQYLLDGNAAALGARWAALISAAIAPALAAAVTGRARDPATADVLRHLQACLAARLANSPQQVQIPLALVVLAKQR